A DNA window from Gorilla gorilla gorilla isolate KB3781 chromosome 19, NHGRI_mGorGor1-v2.1_pri, whole genome shotgun sequence contains the following coding sequences:
- the SGSM2 gene encoding small G protein signaling modulator 2 isoform X6 gives MEEAVTRKFVHEDSSHIIALCGAVEACLLHQLRRRAAGFLRSDKMAALFTKVGKTCPVAGEICHKVQELQQQAEGRKPSGVSQEALRRQGSASGKAPALSPQALKHIWVRTALIEKVLDKVVQYLAENCSKYYEKEALLADPVFGPILASLLVGPCALEYTKLKTADHYWTDPSADELVQRHRIRGPPTRQDSPAKRPALGIRKRHSSGSASEDRLAACARECVESLHQNSRTRLLYGKNHVLVQPKEDMEAVPGYLSLHQSAESLTLKWTPNQLMNGTLGDSELEKSVYWDYALVVPFSQVVCIHCHQQKSGGTLVLVSQDGIQRPPLHFPQGGHLLSFLSCLENGLLPRGQLEPPLWTQQGKGKVFPKLRKRSSIRSVDMEEMGTGRATDYVFRIIYPGHRHEHITINYHHLAASRAASVDDDEEEEDKLHAMLSMICSRNLTAPNPMKDAGDMIEMQGFGPSLPAWHLEPLCSQGSSCLSCSSSSSPHATPSHCSCIPDRLPLRLLCESMKRQIVSRAFYGWLAHCRHLSTVRTHLSALVHHSIIPPDRPPGASAGLTKDVWSKYQKDKKNYKELELLRQVYYGGIEHEIRKDVWPFLLGHYKFGMSKKEMEQVDAVVAARYQQVLAEWKACEVVVRQREREAHPATRTKFSSGSSIDSHVQRLIHRDSTISNDVFLSVDDLEPPEPQDPEDSRPKPEQEAGAGTPGTAVVEQQHSVEFDSPDSGLPSSRNYSMASGIQSSLDEGQSVGFEEEDVGGEEGSSGPGPAAHTLTEPQDPSQEKPQAGELEAGEELAAVCAAAYTIELLDTVALNLHRIDKDVQRCDRNYWYFTPPNLERLRDVMCSYVWEHLDVGYVQGMCDLLAPLLVTLDNDQLAYSCFSHLMKRMSQNFPNGGAMDTHFANMRSLIQILDSELFELMHQNGDYTHFYFCYRWFLLDFKRELLYEDVFAVWEVIWAARHISSEHFVLFIALALVEAYREIIRDNNMDFTDIIKFFNGTSWSSHPGCPEQRCGGPHLCPAHSWRVLRNPGGPSPKAGMSRI, from the exons GTGCAGTGGAGGCTTGCCTCTTGCATCAGCTGAGACGCCGTGCCGCTGGCTTCCTGCGCAGTGACAAGATGGCAGCCCTGTTCACCAAGGTGGGGAAGACGTGCCCAGTGGCGGGGGAGATTTGCCACAAGGTACAGGAGCTGCAGCAACAAGCAGAGGGCAG GAAACCCTCAGGGGTCAGCCAGGAGGCCCTGAGGAGACAGGGCTCAGCCAGCGGGAAGGCCCCGGCCCTCAGCCCTCAGGCCTTGAAACACATATGGGTACGCACAGCGCTCATCGAGAAAGTTCTGGACAAGGTCGTGCAATACCTGGCGGAAAACTGCAG CAAGTACTACGAGAAGGAGGCACTGCTGGCAGACCCTGTGTTCGGCCCGATCCTGGCCTCTCTTCTAG TGGGACCCTGTGCCTTGGAATACACTAAGCTCAAGACAGCCGATCACTACTGGACTGACCCCTCTGCTGATGAGCTGGTCCAGCGGCACCGCATCCGGGGTCCGCCTACTCGCCAGGACTCCCCTGCAAAGCGCCCAGCCCTGGGG ATCCGGAAACGGCACTCAAGCGGCAGCGCGTCGGAGGACAGGCTGGCTGCCTGCGCCCGCGAGTGCGTGGAGTCCCTGCACCAGAACTCACGGACGCGGCTGCTCTATGGCAAGAACCACGTGCTGGTGCAGCCG AAGGAGGATATGGAGGCGGTCCCTGGCTACCTCTCCCTGCACCAGTCTGCAGAGAGCCTGACTCTGAAGTGGACCCCCAACCAGCTCATGAATGGGACTCTGGGGGACTCCGAGCTGGAAAAGAG CGTTTACTGGGACTATGCCCTCGTGGTGCCCTTCAGCCAGGTCGTGTGCATCCACTGCCACCAGCAAA AGAGCGGTGGCACGCTTGTGCTGGTGAGCCAGGATGGCATCCAGAGGCCGCCGCTGCATTTCCCGCAGGGAGGACACCTGCTGTCCTTTCTGTCCTGTCTGGAGAATGGGCTGCTGCCTCGGGGACAGCTAGAGCCCCCGCTGTGGACCCAGCAAGGGAAG GGGAAGGTGTTCCCCAAGCTACGGAAACGAAGCAGCATTCGGTCCGTGGATATGGAGGAGATGGGCACGGGGCGGGCCACCGACTATGTGTTCCGGATCATCTACCCCGGCCACAGGCACGAGCACA TCACTATTAACTACCACCACCTAGCGGCCAGCCGCGCGGCCTCGGTGGACgatgatgaggaagaggaggataaACTGCACGCAATGCTCTCAATGATCTGCTCGCGGAACCTCACAGCTCCCAATCCGATGAAAG ATGCTGGTGACATGATCGAGATGCAGGGCTTTGggcccagcctgccagcctggcaCCTGGAGCCCCTGTGCAGTCAgggctcctcctgcctctcctgctCCTCCAGCAGCTCCCCACATGCAACCCCCAGCCACTGTAGCTGCATCCCCGACCG GTTGCCGCTCAGGCTACTGTGTGAGAGTATGAAGAGGCAGATCGTGTCCCGGGCCTTCTACGGCT GGCTGGCACACTGCCGCCACCTGTCCACGGTGCGGACCCACCTGTCAGCGCTGGTGCACCATAGCATTATCCCACCTGACCGGCCCCCGGGGGCCTCTGCGGGCCTCACCAAGGACGTGTGGAGCAAGTATCAGAAGGACAAAAAG AACTACAAAGAGCTGGAGCTGCTGCGGCAAGTTTACTACGGAGGCATAGAGCACGAGATCCGCAAGGACGTCTGGCCCTTTCTGCTTGGCCACTACAAGTTCGGCATGAGCAAAAAGGAGATGGAGCAG GTGGACGCAGTGGTGGCAGCAAGGTACCAGCAGGTGTTGGCAGAGTGGAAGGCCTGCGAGGTGGTGGTGAGGCAGCGGGAGCGGGAGGCCCACCCAGCCACACGCACCAAGTTCTCCTCAGGCAGCAGCATCGACAGCCACGTGCAGCGCCTCATCCACCGAGACTCCACCATCAGCAACGAT GTGTTTCTCTCAGTGGACGATCTGGAACCCCCGGAGCCCCAGGACCCTGAAGATTCCAGACCAAAACCTGAGCAGGAAGCAGGAGCCGGGACTCCGGGCACCGCCGTGGTGGAGCAGCAGCATTCCGTGGAGTTCGACTCTCCAGACTCAGGACTGCCCTCCTCTCGCAATTACTCCATGGCCTCGGGCATCCAGTCAAGCCTAGATGAGGGGCAGAGCGTGGGCTTCGAAGAGGAGGACGTCGGTGGGGAGGAAGGCTCCAGTGGGCCCGGCCCTGCAGCTCACACTTTGACGGAGCCCCAGGATCCCAGCCAGGAGAAGCCTCAGGCCGGAGAACTGGAGGCCGGAGAGGAGCTTGCGGCTGTGTGTGCGGCTGCCTACACT ATAGAATTACTGGACACTGTGGCCTTAAACCTGCACCGCATAGACAAGGATGTGCAGAGGTGTGACCGCAACTACTGGTACTTCACGCCCCCCAACCTCGAGAGGCTCAGAGACGTCATGTGCAG CTACGTGTGGGAGCACCTGGACGTGGGCTATGTGCAGGGCATGTGCGATCTGCTAGCGCCTCTCCTGGTTACCCTCGACAATG ATCAGCTGGCCTACAGCTGCTTCAGCCACCTCATGAAGAGGATGAGCCAGAACTTCCCCAACGGGGGTGCCATGGACACCCACTTTGCCAACATGCGCTCCCTCATCCAG ATCCTGGACTCAGAGCTGTTTGAGCTGATGCATCAGAATGGAGACTACACCCACTTCTACTTCTGTTATCGCTGGTTCCTGCTGGATTTTAAGAGAG AACTGCTGTATGAGGATGTGTTTGCTGTGTGGGAGGTCATCTGGGCAGCCAGGCACATCTCATCGGAGCACTTTGTGCTGTTCATCGCCCTCGCCCTGGTGGAGGCCTACCGAGAGATCATCCGTGACAACAACATGGACTTCACTGACATCATCAAGTTTTTCAATGGTACGAGCTGGTCCAGCCATCCGGGCTGCCCTGAGCAGAGGTGTGGAGGCCCCCACCTCTGCCCCGCACACAGTTGGAGGGTTCTCAGGAATCCTGGGGGCCCTTCCCCAAAGGCCGGGATGTCAAGAATCTAG
- the SGSM2 gene encoding small G protein signaling modulator 2 isoform X5: MGSAEDAVKEKLLWNVKKEVKQIMEEAVTRKFVHEDSSHIIALCGAVEACLLHQLRRRAAGFLRSDKMAALFTKVGKTCPVAGEICHKVQELQQQAEGRKPSGVSQEALRRQGSASGKAPALSPQALKHIWVRTALIEKVLDKVVQYLAENCSKYYEKEALLADPVFGPILASLLVGPCALEYTKLKTADHYWTDPSADELVQRHRIRGPPTRQDSPAKRPALGIRKRHSSGSASEDRLAACARECVESLHQNSRTRLLYGKNHVLVQPKEDMEAVPGYLSLHQSAESLTLKWTPNQLMNGTLGDSELEKSVYWDYALVVPFSQVVCIHCHQQKSGGTLVLVSQDGIQRPPLHFPQGGHLLSFLSCLENGLLPRGQLEPPLWTQQGKGKVFPKLRKRSSIRSVDMEEMGTGRATDYVFRIIYPGHRHEHNAGDMIEMQGFGPSLPAWHLEPLCSQGSSCLSCSSSSSPHATPSHCSCIPDRLPLRLLCESMKRQIVSRAFYGWLAHCRHLSTVRTHLSALVHHSIIPPDRPPGASAGLTKDVWSKYQKDKKNYKELELLRQVYYGGIEHEIRKDVWPFLLGHYKFGMSKKEMEQVDAVVAARYQQVLAEWKACEVVVRQREREAHPATRTKFSSGSSIDSHVQRLIHRDSTISNDVFLSVDDLEPPEPQDPEDSRPKPEQEAGAGTPGTAVVEQQHSVEFDSPDSGLPSSRNYSMASGIQSSLDEGQSVGFEEEDVGGEEGSSGPGPAAHTLTEPQDPSQEKPQAGELEAGEELAAVCAAAYTIELLDTVALNLHRIDKDVQRCDRNYWYFTPPNLERLRDVMCSYVWEHLDVGYVQGMCDLLAPLLVTLDNDQLAYSCFSHLMKRMSQNFPNGGAMDTHFANMRSLIQILDSELFELMHQNGDYTHFYFCYRWFLLDFKRELLYEDVFAVWEVIWAARHISSEHFVLFIALALVEAYREIIRDNNMDFTDIIKFFNERAEHHDAQEILRIARDLVHKVQMLIENK; encoded by the exons GTGCAGTGGAGGCTTGCCTCTTGCATCAGCTGAGACGCCGTGCCGCTGGCTTCCTGCGCAGTGACAAGATGGCAGCCCTGTTCACCAAGGTGGGGAAGACGTGCCCAGTGGCGGGGGAGATTTGCCACAAGGTACAGGAGCTGCAGCAACAAGCAGAGGGCAG GAAACCCTCAGGGGTCAGCCAGGAGGCCCTGAGGAGACAGGGCTCAGCCAGCGGGAAGGCCCCGGCCCTCAGCCCTCAGGCCTTGAAACACATATGGGTACGCACAGCGCTCATCGAGAAAGTTCTGGACAAGGTCGTGCAATACCTGGCGGAAAACTGCAG CAAGTACTACGAGAAGGAGGCACTGCTGGCAGACCCTGTGTTCGGCCCGATCCTGGCCTCTCTTCTAG TGGGACCCTGTGCCTTGGAATACACTAAGCTCAAGACAGCCGATCACTACTGGACTGACCCCTCTGCTGATGAGCTGGTCCAGCGGCACCGCATCCGGGGTCCGCCTACTCGCCAGGACTCCCCTGCAAAGCGCCCAGCCCTGGGG ATCCGGAAACGGCACTCAAGCGGCAGCGCGTCGGAGGACAGGCTGGCTGCCTGCGCCCGCGAGTGCGTGGAGTCCCTGCACCAGAACTCACGGACGCGGCTGCTCTATGGCAAGAACCACGTGCTGGTGCAGCCG AAGGAGGATATGGAGGCGGTCCCTGGCTACCTCTCCCTGCACCAGTCTGCAGAGAGCCTGACTCTGAAGTGGACCCCCAACCAGCTCATGAATGGGACTCTGGGGGACTCCGAGCTGGAAAAGAG CGTTTACTGGGACTATGCCCTCGTGGTGCCCTTCAGCCAGGTCGTGTGCATCCACTGCCACCAGCAAA AGAGCGGTGGCACGCTTGTGCTGGTGAGCCAGGATGGCATCCAGAGGCCGCCGCTGCATTTCCCGCAGGGAGGACACCTGCTGTCCTTTCTGTCCTGTCTGGAGAATGGGCTGCTGCCTCGGGGACAGCTAGAGCCCCCGCTGTGGACCCAGCAAGGGAAG GGGAAGGTGTTCCCCAAGCTACGGAAACGAAGCAGCATTCGGTCCGTGGATATGGAGGAGATGGGCACGGGGCGGGCCACCGACTATGTGTTCCGGATCATCTACCCCGGCCACAGGCACGAGCACA ATGCTGGTGACATGATCGAGATGCAGGGCTTTGggcccagcctgccagcctggcaCCTGGAGCCCCTGTGCAGTCAgggctcctcctgcctctcctgctCCTCCAGCAGCTCCCCACATGCAACCCCCAGCCACTGTAGCTGCATCCCCGACCG GTTGCCGCTCAGGCTACTGTGTGAGAGTATGAAGAGGCAGATCGTGTCCCGGGCCTTCTACGGCT GGCTGGCACACTGCCGCCACCTGTCCACGGTGCGGACCCACCTGTCAGCGCTGGTGCACCATAGCATTATCCCACCTGACCGGCCCCCGGGGGCCTCTGCGGGCCTCACCAAGGACGTGTGGAGCAAGTATCAGAAGGACAAAAAG AACTACAAAGAGCTGGAGCTGCTGCGGCAAGTTTACTACGGAGGCATAGAGCACGAGATCCGCAAGGACGTCTGGCCCTTTCTGCTTGGCCACTACAAGTTCGGCATGAGCAAAAAGGAGATGGAGCAG GTGGACGCAGTGGTGGCAGCAAGGTACCAGCAGGTGTTGGCAGAGTGGAAGGCCTGCGAGGTGGTGGTGAGGCAGCGGGAGCGGGAGGCCCACCCAGCCACACGCACCAAGTTCTCCTCAGGCAGCAGCATCGACAGCCACGTGCAGCGCCTCATCCACCGAGACTCCACCATCAGCAACGAT GTGTTTCTCTCAGTGGACGATCTGGAACCCCCGGAGCCCCAGGACCCTGAAGATTCCAGACCAAAACCTGAGCAGGAAGCAGGAGCCGGGACTCCGGGCACCGCCGTGGTGGAGCAGCAGCATTCCGTGGAGTTCGACTCTCCAGACTCAGGACTGCCCTCCTCTCGCAATTACTCCATGGCCTCGGGCATCCAGTCAAGCCTAGATGAGGGGCAGAGCGTGGGCTTCGAAGAGGAGGACGTCGGTGGGGAGGAAGGCTCCAGTGGGCCCGGCCCTGCAGCTCACACTTTGACGGAGCCCCAGGATCCCAGCCAGGAGAAGCCTCAGGCCGGAGAACTGGAGGCCGGAGAGGAGCTTGCGGCTGTGTGTGCGGCTGCCTACACT ATAGAATTACTGGACACTGTGGCCTTAAACCTGCACCGCATAGACAAGGATGTGCAGAGGTGTGACCGCAACTACTGGTACTTCACGCCCCCCAACCTCGAGAGGCTCAGAGACGTCATGTGCAG CTACGTGTGGGAGCACCTGGACGTGGGCTATGTGCAGGGCATGTGCGATCTGCTAGCGCCTCTCCTGGTTACCCTCGACAATG ATCAGCTGGCCTACAGCTGCTTCAGCCACCTCATGAAGAGGATGAGCCAGAACTTCCCCAACGGGGGTGCCATGGACACCCACTTTGCCAACATGCGCTCCCTCATCCAG ATCCTGGACTCAGAGCTGTTTGAGCTGATGCATCAGAATGGAGACTACACCCACTTCTACTTCTGTTATCGCTGGTTCCTGCTGGATTTTAAGAGAG AACTGCTGTATGAGGATGTGTTTGCTGTGTGGGAGGTCATCTGGGCAGCCAGGCACATCTCATCGGAGCACTTTGTGCTGTTCATCGCCCTCGCCCTGGTGGAGGCCTACCGAGAGATCATCCGTGACAACAACATGGACTTCACTGACATCATCAAGTTTTTCAATG AACGTGCTGAGCATCACGATGCCCAGGAGATCCTGCGGATTGCCCGGGACCTCGTCCACAAGGTGCAGATGCTCATAGAGAACAAGTGA
- the SGSM2 gene encoding small G protein signaling modulator 2 isoform X4 has translation MGSAEDAVKEKLLWNVKKEVKQIMEEAVTRKFVHEDSSHIIALCGAVEACLLHQLRRRAAGFLRSDKMAALFTKVGKTCPVAGEICHKVQELQQQAEGRKPSGVSQEALRRQGSASGKAPALSPQALKHIWVRTALIEKVLDKVVQYLAENCSKYYEKEALLADPVFGPILASLLVGPCALEYTKLKTADHYWTDPSADELVQRHRIRGPPTRQDSPAKRPALGIRKRHSSGSASEDRLAACARECVESLHQNSRTRLLYGKNHVLVQPKEDMEAVPGYLSLHQSAESLTLKWTPNQLMNGTLGDSELEKSVYWDYALVVPFSQVVCIHCHQQKSGGTLVLVSQDGIQRPPLHFPQGGHLLSFLSCLENGLLPRGQLEPPLWTQQGKGKVFPKLRKRSSIRSVDMEEMGTGRATDYVFRIIYPGHRHEHNAGDMIEMQGFGPSLPAWHLEPLCSQGSSCLSCSSSSSPHATPSHCSCIPDRLPLRLLCESMKRQIVSRAFYGWLAHCRHLSTVRTHLSALVHHSIIPPDRPPGASAGLTKDVWSKYQKDKKNYKELELLRQVYYGGIEHEIRKDVWPFLLGHYKFGMSKKEMEQVDAVVAARYQQVLAEWKACEVVVRQREREAHPATRTKFSSGSSIDSHVQRLIHRDSTISNDVFLSVDDLEPPEPQDPEDSRPKPEQEAGAGTPGTAVVEQQHSVEFDSPDSGLPSSRNYSMASGIQSSLDEGQSVGFEEEDVGGEEGSSGPGPAAHTLTEPQDPSQEKPQAGELEAGEELAAVCAAAYTIELLDTVALNLHRIDKDVQRCDRNYWYFTPPNLERLRDVMCSYVWEHLDVGYVQGMCDLLAPLLVTLDNDQLAYSCFSHLMKRMSQNFPNGGAMDTHFANMRSLIQILDSELFELMHQNGDYTHFYFCYRWFLLDFKRELLYEDVFAVWEVIWAARHISSEHFVLFIALALVEAYREIIRDNNMDFTDIIKFFNGTSWSSHPGCPEQRCGGPHLCPAHSWRVLRNPGGPSPKAGMSRI, from the exons GTGCAGTGGAGGCTTGCCTCTTGCATCAGCTGAGACGCCGTGCCGCTGGCTTCCTGCGCAGTGACAAGATGGCAGCCCTGTTCACCAAGGTGGGGAAGACGTGCCCAGTGGCGGGGGAGATTTGCCACAAGGTACAGGAGCTGCAGCAACAAGCAGAGGGCAG GAAACCCTCAGGGGTCAGCCAGGAGGCCCTGAGGAGACAGGGCTCAGCCAGCGGGAAGGCCCCGGCCCTCAGCCCTCAGGCCTTGAAACACATATGGGTACGCACAGCGCTCATCGAGAAAGTTCTGGACAAGGTCGTGCAATACCTGGCGGAAAACTGCAG CAAGTACTACGAGAAGGAGGCACTGCTGGCAGACCCTGTGTTCGGCCCGATCCTGGCCTCTCTTCTAG TGGGACCCTGTGCCTTGGAATACACTAAGCTCAAGACAGCCGATCACTACTGGACTGACCCCTCTGCTGATGAGCTGGTCCAGCGGCACCGCATCCGGGGTCCGCCTACTCGCCAGGACTCCCCTGCAAAGCGCCCAGCCCTGGGG ATCCGGAAACGGCACTCAAGCGGCAGCGCGTCGGAGGACAGGCTGGCTGCCTGCGCCCGCGAGTGCGTGGAGTCCCTGCACCAGAACTCACGGACGCGGCTGCTCTATGGCAAGAACCACGTGCTGGTGCAGCCG AAGGAGGATATGGAGGCGGTCCCTGGCTACCTCTCCCTGCACCAGTCTGCAGAGAGCCTGACTCTGAAGTGGACCCCCAACCAGCTCATGAATGGGACTCTGGGGGACTCCGAGCTGGAAAAGAG CGTTTACTGGGACTATGCCCTCGTGGTGCCCTTCAGCCAGGTCGTGTGCATCCACTGCCACCAGCAAA AGAGCGGTGGCACGCTTGTGCTGGTGAGCCAGGATGGCATCCAGAGGCCGCCGCTGCATTTCCCGCAGGGAGGACACCTGCTGTCCTTTCTGTCCTGTCTGGAGAATGGGCTGCTGCCTCGGGGACAGCTAGAGCCCCCGCTGTGGACCCAGCAAGGGAAG GGGAAGGTGTTCCCCAAGCTACGGAAACGAAGCAGCATTCGGTCCGTGGATATGGAGGAGATGGGCACGGGGCGGGCCACCGACTATGTGTTCCGGATCATCTACCCCGGCCACAGGCACGAGCACA ATGCTGGTGACATGATCGAGATGCAGGGCTTTGggcccagcctgccagcctggcaCCTGGAGCCCCTGTGCAGTCAgggctcctcctgcctctcctgctCCTCCAGCAGCTCCCCACATGCAACCCCCAGCCACTGTAGCTGCATCCCCGACCG GTTGCCGCTCAGGCTACTGTGTGAGAGTATGAAGAGGCAGATCGTGTCCCGGGCCTTCTACGGCT GGCTGGCACACTGCCGCCACCTGTCCACGGTGCGGACCCACCTGTCAGCGCTGGTGCACCATAGCATTATCCCACCTGACCGGCCCCCGGGGGCCTCTGCGGGCCTCACCAAGGACGTGTGGAGCAAGTATCAGAAGGACAAAAAG AACTACAAAGAGCTGGAGCTGCTGCGGCAAGTTTACTACGGAGGCATAGAGCACGAGATCCGCAAGGACGTCTGGCCCTTTCTGCTTGGCCACTACAAGTTCGGCATGAGCAAAAAGGAGATGGAGCAG GTGGACGCAGTGGTGGCAGCAAGGTACCAGCAGGTGTTGGCAGAGTGGAAGGCCTGCGAGGTGGTGGTGAGGCAGCGGGAGCGGGAGGCCCACCCAGCCACACGCACCAAGTTCTCCTCAGGCAGCAGCATCGACAGCCACGTGCAGCGCCTCATCCACCGAGACTCCACCATCAGCAACGAT GTGTTTCTCTCAGTGGACGATCTGGAACCCCCGGAGCCCCAGGACCCTGAAGATTCCAGACCAAAACCTGAGCAGGAAGCAGGAGCCGGGACTCCGGGCACCGCCGTGGTGGAGCAGCAGCATTCCGTGGAGTTCGACTCTCCAGACTCAGGACTGCCCTCCTCTCGCAATTACTCCATGGCCTCGGGCATCCAGTCAAGCCTAGATGAGGGGCAGAGCGTGGGCTTCGAAGAGGAGGACGTCGGTGGGGAGGAAGGCTCCAGTGGGCCCGGCCCTGCAGCTCACACTTTGACGGAGCCCCAGGATCCCAGCCAGGAGAAGCCTCAGGCCGGAGAACTGGAGGCCGGAGAGGAGCTTGCGGCTGTGTGTGCGGCTGCCTACACT ATAGAATTACTGGACACTGTGGCCTTAAACCTGCACCGCATAGACAAGGATGTGCAGAGGTGTGACCGCAACTACTGGTACTTCACGCCCCCCAACCTCGAGAGGCTCAGAGACGTCATGTGCAG CTACGTGTGGGAGCACCTGGACGTGGGCTATGTGCAGGGCATGTGCGATCTGCTAGCGCCTCTCCTGGTTACCCTCGACAATG ATCAGCTGGCCTACAGCTGCTTCAGCCACCTCATGAAGAGGATGAGCCAGAACTTCCCCAACGGGGGTGCCATGGACACCCACTTTGCCAACATGCGCTCCCTCATCCAG ATCCTGGACTCAGAGCTGTTTGAGCTGATGCATCAGAATGGAGACTACACCCACTTCTACTTCTGTTATCGCTGGTTCCTGCTGGATTTTAAGAGAG AACTGCTGTATGAGGATGTGTTTGCTGTGTGGGAGGTCATCTGGGCAGCCAGGCACATCTCATCGGAGCACTTTGTGCTGTTCATCGCCCTCGCCCTGGTGGAGGCCTACCGAGAGATCATCCGTGACAACAACATGGACTTCACTGACATCATCAAGTTTTTCAATGGTACGAGCTGGTCCAGCCATCCGGGCTGCCCTGAGCAGAGGTGTGGAGGCCCCCACCTCTGCCCCGCACACAGTTGGAGGGTTCTCAGGAATCCTGGGGGCCCTTCCCCAAAGGCCGGGATGTCAAGAATCTAG